One part of the Ralstonia pickettii genome encodes these proteins:
- the dnaE gene encoding DNA polymerase III subunit alpha, which yields MNSPRFVHLRLHSEYSVVDGNVRLDDAVKAAAKDGMGALALTDLANAFGLVRFYKEARGKGVKPIVGADVWITNHDERDKPTRLLLLVRDKQGYLNLCQLLARAWLSNQHRGRAEIAPEWFDEPGVENAPLAAGLLALSGAMAGDIGVALANGNEALARKLATNWSRVFPGAFYIELQRAGHAGTEAYIQQAVKLASAMQLPVVATHPVQFMTPDDFTAHEARTCIAEGELLANPRRARRFTTEQYFKTQDEMCALFADIPSALANAVQIAQRCNLKLELGKPKLPLFPTPDGMSLDDYLVQLAKEGLEKRMEVLFPDEAVRESKRAEYYARLEFETGTIIKMGFPGYFLIVADFINWAKNNGVPVGPGRGSGAGSLVAYALGITDLDPLKYNLLFERFLNPERVSMPDFDIDFCQHGRDRVIQYVKEKYGKDAVSQIATFGTMAAKAAVRDVGRVLDLGYNFVDGVAKLIPFKPGKLVTLEEAKKEEPLLAEREANEEEVKQLLELAQRVEGMTRNVGMHAGGVLIAPGKLTDFCPLYTQGGEDAGVVSQYDKDDVEAVGLVKFDFLGLTTLTILDWAERYIRMLDPSKAEWNCSHIPLTDKKAFDILKTANTVAVFQLESRGMQGMLKDAKPDRFEDIIALVALYRPGPMDLIPSFCARKHGREKVEYPDPRVEPVLKETYGIMVYQEQVMQMAQIVGGYSLGGADLLRRAMGKKKAEEMAEHRALFRAGAAKDGLSTEKADEIFDLMEKFAGYGFNKSHAAAYALLAYYTAWLKAHHPAEFMAANMSLAMDDTDKVKILYDDARGKNGLTILPPDINASQYRFAPTDAKTIRYGLGGVKGSGQGAIEDILRAREDGPFKDLFDFCERVDRRQVNRRTIEALVRAGAFDSLNDNRAQLLASIGLAMEAAEQKAAAANQVSLFDLMSGDDAEQHRPELVDEPAWSTKRKLQEEKQALGFYLSGHLFDEYRDEVRRFARTTLADLAREVTDKGNGGGYGNRDARNKTVAGVIVGQRTQMTQRGKMLIVMLDDGSASEATEVTVFNEVFEANRALFKEDEVLIVQGSARHDMFTGGVRVTAESVMDMTQARAKFARAIRLSMNGDSTAAKLRDLLSPHVAADGNGVSVRINYVCEQARCEAVLGDAWRIVPSEAAIAALRQALDAENVATVYE from the coding sequence ATGAATTCGCCGCGCTTCGTCCACCTCCGTCTCCACTCCGAATATTCCGTCGTCGATGGCAATGTCCGTCTCGACGATGCCGTCAAGGCTGCCGCCAAAGATGGCATGGGCGCCTTGGCGCTGACCGATCTCGCCAATGCCTTCGGGCTGGTGCGCTTCTACAAGGAAGCGCGTGGCAAGGGCGTGAAGCCCATCGTCGGGGCTGACGTGTGGATCACCAATCACGACGAGCGCGACAAGCCGACCCGCCTGCTGTTGTTGGTGCGGGACAAGCAGGGTTACCTGAACCTGTGCCAGTTGCTGGCCCGGGCCTGGCTCTCCAACCAGCATCGCGGTCGTGCGGAAATCGCCCCCGAATGGTTCGACGAGCCCGGCGTTGAGAATGCGCCGCTGGCCGCCGGTCTGCTGGCGCTCTCCGGCGCCATGGCGGGTGATATCGGCGTGGCGCTGGCCAATGGCAACGAGGCGCTGGCGCGCAAGCTGGCGACGAACTGGTCGCGTGTATTTCCTGGTGCCTTCTACATCGAACTGCAACGCGCGGGGCACGCCGGTACTGAGGCCTACATCCAGCAAGCGGTGAAGCTTGCATCGGCCATGCAGTTGCCGGTAGTCGCCACACACCCGGTGCAGTTCATGACGCCGGACGATTTCACGGCCCACGAGGCACGCACCTGTATCGCAGAGGGTGAACTGCTCGCCAATCCGCGCCGGGCCCGCCGCTTCACGACCGAACAGTATTTCAAGACGCAGGACGAGATGTGCGCGCTGTTTGCCGACATCCCGTCCGCGCTGGCCAATGCGGTGCAGATCGCGCAGCGCTGCAACCTCAAGCTGGAACTGGGCAAGCCCAAGCTGCCGCTGTTCCCGACGCCCGACGGCATGTCGCTGGACGACTACCTCGTTCAGCTCGCCAAGGAAGGTCTGGAAAAGCGCATGGAAGTGCTTTTCCCCGACGAGGCGGTGCGCGAATCCAAGCGCGCTGAGTACTACGCCCGCCTGGAGTTCGAGACCGGCACCATCATCAAGATGGGCTTCCCCGGCTATTTCCTCATCGTTGCGGACTTCATCAACTGGGCGAAGAACAATGGCGTGCCAGTGGGGCCGGGCCGGGGTTCGGGCGCCGGCTCTCTGGTGGCGTACGCGCTGGGTATTACCGATCTGGACCCGCTCAAATACAACCTGCTGTTCGAGCGTTTCCTGAATCCGGAACGTGTGTCGATGCCCGACTTCGACATCGATTTCTGCCAGCACGGCCGCGACCGCGTCATCCAGTACGTGAAGGAAAAGTACGGCAAGGACGCCGTCTCGCAGATCGCCACCTTCGGCACCATGGCCGCCAAGGCCGCGGTGCGCGACGTTGGCCGCGTGCTCGATCTCGGCTACAACTTCGTTGACGGGGTCGCCAAGCTGATTCCGTTCAAGCCGGGCAAGCTCGTTACGCTCGAAGAAGCGAAGAAGGAAGAGCCGCTGCTGGCCGAGCGCGAGGCCAACGAAGAAGAAGTCAAGCAGCTGCTGGAACTTGCGCAGCGCGTCGAAGGCATGACGCGTAACGTCGGCATGCACGCTGGCGGCGTGCTGATCGCTCCGGGCAAGTTGACCGACTTCTGCCCGCTCTACACGCAAGGCGGGGAAGACGCCGGCGTCGTCAGCCAGTACGACAAGGACGATGTGGAAGCCGTTGGCCTGGTCAAGTTCGACTTCTTGGGACTGACCACGCTCACGATCCTTGACTGGGCCGAGCGCTACATTCGCATGCTCGATCCGTCCAAGGCGGAATGGAACTGCAGCCATATTCCGCTGACGGACAAGAAGGCGTTCGACATCCTGAAGACGGCCAACACGGTGGCCGTGTTCCAGCTGGAAAGCCGCGGCATGCAGGGCATGCTGAAGGACGCCAAGCCTGACCGCTTTGAGGACATCATCGCCCTCGTGGCGCTGTATCGCCCGGGCCCGATGGACCTGATCCCCAGCTTCTGCGCACGTAAGCACGGCCGCGAAAAGGTGGAGTACCCCGACCCGCGCGTCGAGCCGGTGCTCAAGGAGACCTACGGCATCATGGTCTACCAGGAGCAGGTGATGCAGATGGCGCAGATCGTGGGTGGTTACTCGCTTGGCGGCGCCGACTTGCTGCGCCGTGCGATGGGTAAGAAGAAGGCCGAAGAAATGGCCGAGCACCGCGCGCTGTTCCGGGCGGGTGCGGCCAAGGACGGGCTCTCCACCGAAAAGGCCGATGAAATCTTCGACCTGATGGAGAAGTTCGCCGGCTACGGTTTCAACAAGTCGCACGCGGCCGCGTATGCGCTGCTGGCGTACTACACGGCTTGGCTCAAGGCGCATCATCCGGCCGAATTCATGGCAGCCAACATGTCGCTCGCCATGGACGACACCGACAAGGTGAAGATCCTTTACGACGATGCCCGAGGCAAGAACGGCCTGACCATCCTGCCGCCGGATATCAACGCCAGCCAGTACCGTTTTGCACCGACCGACGCCAAGACCATCCGCTACGGCCTGGGCGGCGTGAAGGGCAGTGGCCAGGGCGCGATCGAGGACATTCTGCGTGCACGCGAAGACGGCCCATTCAAGGACTTGTTCGATTTCTGCGAGCGTGTTGACCGTCGCCAGGTCAATCGCCGGACGATCGAGGCGCTGGTGCGGGCCGGCGCCTTCGACAGCCTCAACGACAACCGCGCGCAATTGCTCGCGTCGATCGGCCTGGCCATGGAAGCCGCCGAGCAGAAGGCGGCGGCCGCCAACCAGGTGTCGCTCTTCGACTTGATGAGCGGCGACGACGCCGAGCAGCATCGTCCCGAACTCGTCGACGAGCCGGCCTGGTCGACCAAGCGCAAGCTGCAGGAGGAAAAGCAGGCGCTGGGTTTCTACCTTTCCGGCCACCTGTTTGATGAATACCGTGACGAGGTGCGCCGCTTTGCGCGCACGACGCTGGCCGATCTGGCGCGCGAAGTGACCGACAAGGGCAACGGGGGCGGCTACGGCAACCGCGATGCGCGCAACAAGACCGTGGCCGGCGTGATCGTAGGCCAGCGCACCCAGATGACGCAGCGCGGCAAGATGCTGATCGTGATGCTCGACGACGGCTCCGCCAGCGAAGCTACCGAGGTCACGGTTTTCAACGAAGTTTTCGAAGCGAATCGCGCGCTGTTCAAGGAAGACGAAGTGCTGATCGTGCAGGGCAGCGCCCGCCATGACATGTTCACTGGCGGCGTGCGCGTGACAGCCGAGTCGGTCATGGACATGACGCAGGCGCGCGCCAAGTTCGCGCGGGCGATCCGGCTGTCGATGAATGGCGATTCAACGGCGGCCAAGCTGCGTGATCTGCTCTCGCCGCATGTGGCGGCCGATGGCAATGGCGTCTCGGTACGCATCAACTACGTCTGCGAGCAGGCGCGCTGCGAAGCGGTGCTTGGCGACGCCTGGCGCATTGTTCCGAGCGAAGCGGCGATCGCCGCGCTGCGTCAGGCGCTGGATGCCGAGAACGTGGCAACGGTGTACGAGTAG
- a CDS encoding flavodoxin family protein: MARVAVVYHSGYGHTKKQAEAVFAGIQGAGAEAHLISVTDVNDDTWALLAGVDTIVFGAPTYMGGVSGDFKKFADASSKAWFTGAWKDKIAAGFTNSASMNGDKYASIQYLWTLSQQHGMIWVGTGMMPANSKAATRNDVNYLAGFGGALAQSPSDASPEEGPLPGDLETAKLFGERIVAITNQFVRGRQ, encoded by the coding sequence ATGGCACGAGTTGCAGTCGTTTATCACAGCGGTTATGGCCACACGAAGAAGCAGGCAGAGGCCGTCTTTGCTGGCATTCAAGGTGCCGGCGCCGAAGCGCACCTGATCTCGGTCACTGACGTCAACGATGACACCTGGGCGCTGCTGGCCGGCGTCGACACGATCGTTTTTGGCGCCCCGACCTACATGGGCGGTGTTTCGGGCGACTTCAAGAAATTTGCCGATGCATCGTCCAAGGCGTGGTTTACCGGCGCGTGGAAGGACAAGATCGCCGCCGGGTTCACGAACTCCGCATCGATGAACGGCGACAAGTATGCGTCGATCCAGTACCTGTGGACGCTGTCGCAGCAGCACGGAATGATCTGGGTCGGCACAGGCATGATGCCGGCTAACAGCAAAGCCGCCACGCGCAACGACGTGAACTATCTCGCTGGCTTTGGCGGCGCGCTGGCGCAATCGCCGTCGGATGCGAGCCCTGAAGAAGGTCCGCTGCCGGGTGACCTGGAAACCGCCAAGCTGTTCGGTGAGCGCATTGTCGCCATCACGAACCAGTTCGTGCGCGGCCGACAGTAA
- a CDS encoding DEAD/DEAH box helicase: MSEASEAPANESVTFDSFGLHPDVLRALTESGYTKPTPIQVAAIPVVTAGRDVMGAAQTGTGKTAGFSLPIIHNLLPDANTSASPARHPVRALILTPTRELADQVYDNVAKYAKYTALRSAVVFGGVDMNPQTEQLRRGVEILVATPGRLLDHVQQRSVNLSQVRMLVLDEADRMLDMGFLPDLQRIINLLPAHRQTLLFSATFSPEIKKLAASYLRHPQTIEVARSNATAENVRQVIYTVPDNHKQAALVHLLKQRAEQGLPRQCIVFSNSKIGCSRLARALEREGINANAIHGDKTQTERMQTLEAFKQGTVDVLVATDVAARGLDISQMPCVINFDLPFNAEDYVHRIGRTGRAGASGDALSLFAPGDERLLADIEKLIKRNLPREQLADFDPTGEQARDRERRERDEKRARGEVRRARERDERNGARVLDHTIVRPAFRPSDDPFFNRPYESSVPAESAEAAKPAQPAGHPRTAKRPIAALLGGVPRKR, encoded by the coding sequence ATGTCTGAAGCGTCAGAAGCACCGGCCAATGAATCGGTGACATTCGACAGCTTCGGCCTGCATCCGGACGTCCTCCGCGCGCTGACCGAAAGCGGTTACACCAAGCCCACGCCCATCCAGGTCGCCGCCATTCCGGTAGTGACCGCCGGCCGCGACGTCATGGGCGCCGCACAAACCGGCACCGGCAAGACCGCCGGTTTCTCGCTGCCGATCATCCATAACCTGCTGCCGGACGCCAATACGAGCGCGTCGCCGGCGCGCCACCCGGTGCGGGCGCTGATCCTCACGCCCACGCGCGAGCTGGCCGACCAGGTGTACGACAACGTTGCCAAGTACGCGAAGTACACGGCGTTGCGCAGCGCTGTCGTGTTCGGCGGCGTCGACATGAACCCGCAGACGGAGCAGCTGCGCCGCGGCGTCGAAATCCTCGTGGCAACGCCGGGCCGCCTGCTCGACCACGTGCAGCAGCGCAGCGTGAACCTGTCCCAGGTGCGCATGCTGGTGCTGGACGAAGCCGACCGCATGCTCGACATGGGCTTCCTGCCCGACCTGCAGCGCATCATCAACCTGCTGCCGGCACACCGCCAGACGCTGTTGTTCTCGGCGACGTTCTCGCCGGAGATCAAGAAGCTGGCTGCGAGCTATCTGCGTCATCCGCAAACCATTGAAGTGGCACGCAGCAACGCCACGGCAGAGAACGTCCGCCAAGTCATCTACACCGTGCCGGACAACCATAAGCAGGCCGCACTCGTGCACCTGTTGAAGCAGCGTGCCGAGCAAGGTCTGCCCCGGCAGTGCATCGTCTTCTCCAACAGCAAGATCGGCTGCTCGCGGCTGGCGCGTGCGCTGGAGCGCGAAGGCATCAACGCCAACGCCATTCACGGCGACAAGACGCAGACCGAGCGTATGCAGACGCTCGAAGCGTTCAAGCAAGGTACCGTCGATGTGCTGGTCGCCACCGACGTGGCAGCGCGCGGTCTGGACATCTCTCAGATGCCGTGCGTGATCAACTTCGACCTGCCGTTCAACGCAGAAGACTACGTGCACCGCATTGGCCGCACGGGTCGTGCCGGCGCTTCGGGTGACGCACTGTCGTTGTTCGCCCCGGGCGATGAACGCCTGCTGGCCGATATCGAAAAGCTGATCAAGCGCAATCTGCCGCGCGAGCAACTGGCCGATTTCGATCCGACCGGCGAACAGGCGCGTGACCGTGAACGCCGCGAGCGTGACGAAAAGCGTGCCCGCGGCGAAGTCCGTCGCGCCCGTGAGCGCGATGAGCGTAACGGCGCCCGCGTGCTTGATCACACGATCGTGCGCCCAGCGTTCCGCCCATCGGACGATCCGTTCTTCAACCGCCCGTACGAATCGTCTGTGCCGGCGGAATCGGCGGAGGCCGCCAAGCCGGCACAGCCCGCCGGACACCCGCGCACCGCCAAGCGGCCGATTGCGGCCTTGCTCGGTGGCGTGCCGCGCAAGCGTTAA
- a CDS encoding pirin family protein, with the protein MIEIRPSQDRGYADHGWLKSYHSFSFADYMDPQHVQFGPLRVINEDRVAAGMGFGTHGHRDMEIISYVLDGELAHKDSMGNGSVLRRGDVQRMTAGTGVRHSEFNHAQDQTTHFLQIWVLPAQLNLTPGYEERHFDEAAKRGKLALIASADGRDGSVKVHQDMSLYAGKFDGAETASLPIAAGRRAYVHVVRGKVSINGRTLVGGDAAKLTQEEKVTLSGGEDSEVLVFDLP; encoded by the coding sequence ATGATTGAAATCCGCCCCTCTCAAGATCGCGGTTACGCAGACCACGGCTGGCTGAAGTCGTATCACAGCTTCTCGTTTGCCGATTACATGGACCCGCAGCACGTTCAATTCGGGCCGCTGCGTGTCATCAATGAAGACCGCGTCGCCGCCGGCATGGGCTTTGGCACCCACGGCCACCGCGACATGGAAATCATCAGCTACGTGCTGGACGGCGAGCTGGCGCACAAGGACAGCATGGGCAACGGCAGCGTGCTGCGCCGGGGCGACGTGCAGCGCATGACGGCTGGGACAGGCGTGCGTCACTCCGAGTTCAACCACGCACAAGACCAGACCACGCATTTTCTGCAGATCTGGGTCCTCCCGGCGCAGTTGAACCTGACGCCGGGCTATGAAGAGCGTCATTTCGACGAGGCGGCCAAGCGGGGCAAGCTGGCCTTGATCGCCAGCGCCGATGGCCGCGATGGATCGGTGAAGGTGCACCAGGATATGTCGCTCTACGCCGGCAAGTTCGACGGCGCGGAAACTGCGTCCCTGCCCATCGCTGCAGGCCGCCGCGCTTATGTGCACGTCGTGCGCGGCAAGGTGAGCATCAACGGTCGCACGCTGGTTGGCGGCGATGCGGCCAAGCTGACGCAAGAAGAGAAGGTGACGCTTTCCGGTGGCGAAGACAGCGAAGTGCTGGTGTTCGATCTGCCGTAA
- a CDS encoding oxygen-binding di-iron domain-containing protein, translating into MVTTLYESPEHVCLMFSDLVDDHDDLPVQTNQFLIVDHGHGALIDPGGQMTYNALFLAMNRYFPPKQLDYVLASHADPDIVAPAGRWLTSSSCDILISRVWERFLPHFCNVGKTEGRIVPIPDTGMAIPLGDSHLLAVPAHFLHSEGNFQFYDPVSRILFSGDLGASMVYANVAAKPVEDFDAHLALMAPFHRRYMSGNRVCRLWAEMVRGLDIEWIVPQHGQAFRGKAMVKRFIDWVETLDCGIDLMTPEIFRLPALPKAPAGAALTTRV; encoded by the coding sequence ATGGTCACAACGCTCTATGAATCGCCCGAGCATGTCTGCCTGATGTTCTCCGACCTCGTCGACGATCACGATGACCTGCCGGTGCAGACCAACCAGTTCCTCATCGTCGATCACGGCCACGGCGCGCTGATCGATCCGGGCGGCCAGATGACCTATAACGCGCTGTTTCTGGCGATGAACCGGTACTTTCCGCCCAAGCAGCTTGACTACGTACTGGCCTCGCATGCGGACCCGGACATCGTCGCTCCGGCGGGACGGTGGCTCACGAGTTCCAGTTGCGACATCCTGATTTCGCGCGTGTGGGAGCGGTTTCTCCCGCATTTCTGCAACGTCGGCAAGACTGAAGGCCGCATCGTGCCAATCCCGGATACGGGCATGGCGATTCCGCTGGGGGATTCGCATCTGCTGGCGGTGCCGGCGCATTTCCTCCATTCGGAAGGCAATTTCCAGTTTTACGATCCGGTGTCGCGCATCCTGTTCTCGGGCGATCTGGGGGCATCGATGGTGTATGCCAACGTGGCCGCCAAGCCCGTGGAAGATTTCGACGCCCACCTGGCGCTGATGGCGCCCTTTCACCGCCGCTACATGAGCGGCAACCGGGTGTGCCGGCTGTGGGCAGAGATGGTGCGGGGGCTCGATATTGAATGGATCGTGCCGCAGCACGGCCAAGCGTTTCGCGGCAAAGCCATGGTCAAGCGGTTCATCGACTGGGTTGAGACGCTCGACTGCGGCATCGACCTGATGACGCCCGAGATTTTCCGCCTGCCCGCGTTGCCGAAGGCACCGGCCGGGGCGGCGCTCACGACGCGCGTGTAG
- a CDS encoding sulfurtransferase, whose amino-acid sequence MQMVNISAYKFVTLDDRETLRPALLAECQARELKGTVLLAPEGINIFLAGSREGIDGIVGWLRADPRFADLAPKESLSDHQPFRRLLVRMKKEIITMRHPLIRPEEGRAPSVAPPDLKRWLDQGHDDEGRQVVMLDTRNDYEVAVGTFKNVVEYNLKKFTEFPPAIAAHKDDFAGKTVVSFCTGGIRCEKAAIHMQEIGIERVYQLEGGILKYFEEVGGAHYDGDCFVFDHRTALNAELLPAGPKQCFACRAVVTPEEQQSADYIPGQRCPHCAGNQTRAAA is encoded by the coding sequence ATGCAGATGGTCAATATTTCCGCTTACAAATTCGTCACCCTCGATGACCGCGAAACCCTGCGCCCCGCTCTGCTGGCCGAGTGCCAGGCGCGCGAGCTGAAGGGCACCGTGCTGCTGGCGCCCGAGGGCATCAACATCTTCCTGGCCGGCTCGCGCGAGGGCATTGACGGTATCGTTGGCTGGCTGCGTGCCGACCCGCGTTTTGCCGACCTGGCACCGAAAGAAAGCCTGTCCGACCACCAGCCGTTCCGCCGCCTGCTGGTGCGCATGAAGAAAGAAATCATCACCATGCGCCACCCGCTGATCCGCCCGGAAGAGGGGCGCGCGCCGTCGGTCGCGCCGCCGGACCTCAAGCGCTGGCTCGATCAGGGCCACGACGACGAGGGCCGCCAGGTGGTGATGCTGGACACGCGCAACGACTATGAAGTCGCCGTGGGCACGTTCAAGAACGTCGTCGAATATAACCTCAAGAAGTTCACTGAGTTTCCGCCCGCCATTGCCGCGCACAAGGACGACTTTGCCGGCAAGACCGTCGTGTCGTTCTGCACCGGCGGCATCCGCTGCGAAAAGGCGGCGATCCACATGCAGGAGATCGGCATCGAGCGCGTCTATCAGCTCGAAGGCGGCATCCTGAAGTATTTCGAGGAAGTCGGAGGCGCGCATTACGACGGCGATTGCTTCGTGTTCGACCACCGCACAGCGCTCAACGCCGAACTGCTGCCGGCGGGACCAAAGCAATGCTTCGCCTGCCGCGCCGTGGTGACGCCGGAAGAGCAGCAATCCGCCGATTACATTCCCGGCCAACGCTGCCCCCACTGCGCAGGCAACCAAACCCGCGCCGCCGCATGA
- the gluQRS gene encoding tRNA glutamyl-Q(34) synthetase GluQRS, which produces MSQANLDFSEPTKSSRSQYRGRFAPSPTGPLHIGSLVTALASWLDARVHGGTWLVRIEDIDFQRNVPGADRDILATLEALGLIPDEAPQWQSTHLPRFEQALAQLQAVGSLYPCGCTRREIADSVTSIDANGHVRHQTLIYPGTCRNGLHGRPPRAWRVRVPHADAATLCFNDRWQGTQCQNMAEAVGDFVLKRADGMWAYQIAVVVDDATQGITDVVRGADLLDSTPRQIYLQQLLGLPALRYLHVPVVVNPDGEKLSKQTGARAINRSQPLAALTEAARHLGLEIRAGDVEGFYRDAVPAWANRLAQLA; this is translated from the coding sequence TTGTCCCAAGCCAATCTCGATTTTTCGGAACCCACCAAGTCGTCGCGCAGCCAATATCGCGGCCGCTTTGCGCCCTCACCCACCGGGCCGTTGCATATCGGCTCGCTGGTCACCGCACTGGCAAGCTGGTTGGATGCGCGCGTGCACGGCGGCACGTGGCTCGTGCGCATCGAAGACATCGATTTCCAGCGCAATGTGCCCGGCGCCGATCGCGACATCCTCGCTACGTTGGAAGCGCTCGGGCTCATTCCCGACGAAGCCCCGCAGTGGCAGAGCACGCACCTCCCGCGCTTTGAGCAGGCACTTGCGCAACTGCAGGCCGTTGGCAGCCTCTACCCGTGCGGCTGCACGCGCCGCGAAATCGCGGATTCCGTCACCAGCATCGACGCCAACGGGCACGTGCGTCACCAGACGCTCATTTATCCCGGCACATGCCGCAACGGGCTGCACGGCCGTCCGCCGCGCGCATGGCGCGTGCGTGTGCCCCATGCCGATGCCGCTACGCTCTGCTTCAACGACCGCTGGCAAGGCACGCAATGCCAGAACATGGCTGAAGCTGTCGGCGATTTTGTTCTCAAGCGCGCCGACGGTATGTGGGCGTACCAGATTGCAGTCGTGGTGGACGATGCCACGCAAGGCATCACGGACGTCGTGCGCGGCGCCGACCTTCTCGACTCGACGCCACGCCAGATTTATCTGCAACAGTTGCTCGGTCTGCCCGCGTTGCGCTACCTGCACGTGCCGGTCGTGGTGAACCCCGATGGTGAGAAACTCAGCAAGCAGACCGGCGCGCGCGCCATCAACCGCAGTCAACCGCTAGCTGCGCTCACCGAAGCGGCGCGGCACCTCGGGCTGGAGATTCGTGCAGGGGATGTGGAAGGGTTCTACCGGGACGCCGTCCCGGCGTGGGCCAATCGCCTGGCGCAGCTGGCCTGA
- a CDS encoding LysR substrate-binding domain-containing protein → MALSLESLEVLDAIERKGSFAAAAHELGKVPSALTYVVRKLEDDLDVLLFDRRRHRAELTPAGRALLDEGRHLLQAADDLARRVKRLATGWEATLTIVVDDLVHFRALMPVIQDFYAENTATRLRFCREVLAGTWDALLSGRADLLIGPAQVMQVQGIQTRTVGNIPFVFAVAAHHPLAQLEEPLPATAITRHRIVAVGDTSRNLPARTIGVMAGQDTLVVPSMADKVQAQIRGLGCGWLPVPLAQPYLDSGVLIAKETSEDKRAGTFQVAWRNNMRGKALQWWVDKLEDPRLGQALMMQ, encoded by the coding sequence ATGGCGCTATCGCTGGAATCCCTGGAAGTCTTGGACGCAATTGAACGCAAGGGCAGCTTTGCCGCCGCGGCGCACGAACTGGGCAAAGTGCCGTCGGCGCTGACCTATGTGGTGCGCAAGCTGGAAGATGATCTCGATGTCCTGCTGTTCGACCGACGCCGCCACCGGGCAGAACTGACGCCCGCAGGCCGTGCGCTGCTCGACGAGGGCCGCCACCTGCTGCAGGCTGCCGATGACCTCGCGCGCCGCGTCAAACGGCTGGCCACCGGATGGGAAGCAACGTTGACCATCGTAGTCGACGATCTCGTGCACTTTCGCGCACTCATGCCCGTCATCCAGGATTTCTATGCCGAAAACACCGCCACGCGCTTGCGCTTCTGCCGTGAGGTCCTGGCCGGCACGTGGGACGCATTGCTGTCGGGCCGCGCAGATCTGCTGATCGGGCCGGCGCAAGTGATGCAGGTGCAGGGCATTCAGACGCGCACGGTGGGCAACATTCCTTTCGTGTTTGCGGTGGCGGCACATCACCCGCTGGCGCAGCTGGAAGAGCCGTTGCCTGCAACCGCCATCACGCGACATCGCATCGTTGCGGTGGGCGATACGTCGCGCAATCTGCCTGCACGCACCATCGGCGTGATGGCCGGACAGGACACGCTGGTGGTGCCATCCATGGCCGACAAGGTGCAGGCACAGATTCGTGGCCTGGGCTGTGGCTGGCTACCGGTCCCGTTGGCTCAACCGTATCTGGATTCTGGGGTGCTGATCGCCAAGGAAACCTCGGAAGACAAGCGCGCCGGCACGTTTCAGGTGGCCTGGCGCAACAACATGCGCGGCAAGGCACTGCAATGGTGGGTCGACAAGCTGGAAGACCCGCGCCTGGGGCAGGCCCTGATGATGCAGTAG